TGAAGCTCAACAACACAGATCATGCAACGAACATGCGAACGGGGCTCCGATTCTGCCATGAAGCCACAGCCCTTCGATCGCTAAAGTGTTGTCTCTCGATCATAGGCGTGATCGTGTTGCCTCTGACCGGCTGTGGTACGCGATCGTCGGATCCCCCAACGCCAAAAGCTCCGACGAAAACAGCTTCGAAATCCACGGAACAGACGAAAACAACCCCGGAAGCACCGCGCAGCGATTTGACAGCGATCTCCCCGGAACCAACGCACGCCAGCCCGCCCACACCTCTCGGCGACGCCCCGACGACTAGCGAGTCAAACGTTGGCAATTCCAATCAGATTGAGTCCCCGACCAGCCAAGCAATCGATCCAGCTCCCTTCGATGAGCACTCGATGCTCCTCTGGGTTCCTACGGGCAAAGGAGTCGCCTTGCTCGGACTGAACCTAAGCCTCGATGGAGTACCGTTGCACAAGGCTTTCGACGCTCGTCTTGACCGTCTCATCAACGCGATTGACACGGACGGAAAACAATCGTTCGACTGGAATCAGCTCTTTGACTACGTCGACAACAACCCAGCCGTATTTGGTACATCGCCGAGTCAACTTGGCAATCAAACAAAAAATCTGATACGGCGATACGACCGAAATGGAAATCGGCTTGTTGAACCGGATGAACTTACTCGATTCATTTTTCGCGAGGCGGCGACGTCAAAGCCGTTTCGCTTGTTTGGCACCGACGCGTTGACGTGGCCAAGCCGACATGCCTCGCCGATTTTCGTGGCGATCGACAAAAACAACGACAGCGTGATTGATGATCAGGAAGCCTTTCAAGCGGGGCAATCGATCTTGCGAAAACTAGATGCCGACAACAATCAGACGATCACCTTGTCGGAACTCACCGCATTCGAATCGGTTGACGAGCGAGCTTGGGCGACAAGCCGTTCGTCTCGCCGAGGCGAAGTTGCAATGGATTTGCATACGACCAGCGACTGGTCGGACTTCGCCTATTCCCTCGGCGGTATGATCGACCAACCGTTTTGGTACGGATCGAAAACGATTGGCGATTGGATCGATACAGATCATGATCGTTGGATCTCGACTAACGAAGCTCAAGCAATCGATAGTCAGGTTCCAACGGTGATCATCTCAGTCGACTTCTCCGATACGAGCAAAACATCGCTCGAGGTTTGGATCGCACCTCACACCGGCAACCAAATTCGCGTTCACCGGACCTCACCGGATCTAATTTGGATCGAATCGATCGAGGGACAAATCTGCGTCGATCTCACCCAAATGAATTCGGGCGATTCCGCGATGATGACGCAACCCAATGAATCAGAGGTGACAAGTGTAGAGACGGATTCAATTTGGGAATTTCAAATCCGTGGTCGTGCGGCCAGCCATCGCGACCTACTGTTTGCGTTCTTGGACCAAGACCGAAACCACCGACTTTCGACACGCGAAATCCGTCATGTCGGCGATCAAATAAAACATCTCGGGAATACGGTCACTCCGGAGGATCTACCGCAGTCAACCGTCATTCAATTGGTCCGCGGTCAGCCACAACAAGACGAAGAACGCTTTCGACTTAGTCCGGTCTCTTCGGTCGACATTCAGCAGCATCCACGTTGGGTAACCAGATCGGATCTTAACGGCGATGGCGATCTGTCCGAGTCTGAATTCATCGGACCGATCGACGTTTTTCGTCGTCTGGATCAAAACGGAGATGCGTTTTTATCAATCCATGAAATACTGTCAGCAGAAGGATCGTCAGCAACCGAGAACGTTCAAGAACACTGACCAAACGATCGTCACGCTCGACAGGCGATGCTTTGTTCGCATCTGAAATTGGGATCAATCGCATGGAGATAGCGATGTTTCTTTATGCGAAGGTTCCCAACGCAGACGGTTGCCGTATTAGAACCGGATCGAACGCCCGTGATGGGTCAACTTAACGGTTTCCAAGCGACGAGTTCAGACTCTAATCTGTCAAGTTGCTCATCCAACTGCGGAACTTTTGTGACACTACGAATCTGTTTGATCGTCTCCTCTAGGTGCGCCTTCACGTTTGCATCGGTCAACGCATACGGCAATAGCACGTCAATGGATTCCTCGATAATTTGTTTCCAGTCCAGACCAACGGTGACAACCCGAAGGTGCCCTTCATCATCGACACGAAAAGGATTGGGCAGCTTTCTTAAACTGATCAGAGTGATGGAATTCGCAATTTGATCGATGCACTGAATTGCAGTGAATGGATCGTTCACACCTGGACTAAGCGCGCGAACCGCAATCTCGACAAACTGATGCAGAATAAAAAACAAATCCTGTGTCGGCGTCCGACTATTCCCAATCGCAAGACATCGAATCAACGCATCGATCAGTGGCGTCGTGTCCGCATCGGCGACACCGTTAGAAGGCTTGATAGTTGCAATTTGTTGCCCCAGCAAAACACGGTCCCCGGGCCGGATCAGCAAATGTATCACCGCCCCATGCTGAATCGCAGTCTCCATCAAGCCCGATTCATCGATACCTTGAAGATAACCAAACCGCGTGCTCCTCACCGCGAGGCCATCCGACCAATCGATCGCTTCAATACTGTCCGATGATCGAGGTTCGCCGAGCATTTCAGGAAACAGCTCACCGACCTTGGACTCAGCCATCCGCGAGATGTTATCGAGAACGTTTGAGATATGAATGCTCTCGGGGATATGATGGATGAAATAGATCAGGACTCCAACGCTGGCAAGCGTGAGAAGAAACGCAATAAGGACGGATAGGTGCGGAACAAAGAGAGTCGTTTGCAGAGCCTCATTATCGGGGTCACCTGAACGAACGGTTCTCAAGACCATCAAGCAGTACAAGAAGGTCGCGACAAACGTACCGAGTGTGACTTGATTCCCACGATCCCGCATCATGTTGTCAAGCAATCGCGGACCGTAGTGTGACGTCGCGTGTGACACGGTCACCATTGTCAGGGAGAATGTGACCCCGGCGACGGTGATCATTGAACCGGCGACGGTTGCCAACAGCGCCCGCGCTCCCTCGGGTTGGTTCAGTGCAGCGATCGGCACCATCTCCACCCAGTCGACGCCGATTGAACGATCGATCTCAATGGTGAATCGACTGGCGATCAATGAAATAATCGCCATGAGGGTGGGAACGAACCAATAGCTGCCGCTAATCCGATAAGCCACTTGCTGAATTTGAGCTTTCACCGATTCCGAATTAGCCTCGATCGCCTTAAATGTGGTTTGGTATCTCGTTTGCCACTACTCGTCATCCTGTTTGGTACAAGCATTTTATCTTGTTTGGAACAGGCTTTTTTTCTTTTCTGAATTGCATTCTTTGTGCCAGGGCATCATTCACGATGCCAAAATCAACGATACCCCAGGACGATCATGAGCCCCCCCCAAGAAACATCCGAACAGCGAATGGACTTAGCGATCAAGATCGCCGAAGTCGGAATTTCACTGGGTCAAAGTCCTTTCGGCGCCGCAATTTTCGATGATCGCGGAACCCCCATCGCGATCACGCATAACGTAGTGAAATCGAATACGGATCCCAGTGCCCATGCCGAAGTGATCGCTATTCGCACAGCCTGTGCAAAACTCGGCCAAGCCAATCTGCGGGGCTACCAATTGGTTAGCACGTGTGAGCCCTGCCCGATGTGCGCTGCTACGATTGTGTTCTCCGGAATCCGATCGATCGTTTTTGGCGCAAGTGTCGAGGACGCAAAAAAAGCCGGATTCGATGAACTTCAACTCGCATCGAAATTAATCTTTGATGAGGCATCGGAGCCAATCGAAGTCTACGGCGGAGTGCAGATCGAGCGTTGTGTCCGCCTTTTCAAACAATCCAGACGATAAAATCGCCCCGCGGCCTGTAAGGTCCAAATCTCAATGGGGTAAACAGAGAAGTCGTGAAGCCGCCAGTGGGATCGCATGAATGCGAGTTCGCTCCTACCCTATGGCCTAGAAGTTGCAACACTGGCTGAGAAGACGTGGTGGTAGAAACCTGTCAAGCCTGTTTGATTTTCCGGTTGGCTTGGTCAGGCAAACCCATGCCAGCGTGCTATGGCTGCCCGTGAACGGTGAAGGTTCACCAGCCCCTCGTTGTCCGATTTAACAAACCGTTTTTCCATTCAGCCAACTCTTCGAATCGTTTTATATTTCGGCTTTGTTGGCTTGAACGGATGGACGCTACGATAGCGTCGCTGACAAAGAACTCGATGGAACACCTCGGTAGCACCTAACCTCTGGACCACAAACCGAGCAACGATCTAATCGAAACTTTTTCACCCTGTTTTCCCACTATTGAGCCCCTCAAGTAATCGTGCGTCAGTTCGTTGGAAGTTGTTTGATTGTCGATGATGTGCGAAGCACACGCTTGGCGATCCGGTCGTGGCTGTCGAGCCTCGGCTTCGAATGCTTCGAGTGCGGCAATGGCGGTGAGGCGGCAACTCTGATTGAGACGCTGCGTCCGAGCATTGTTGTCACCGATATCGACATGCCCGGTGGGGACGGAGTTCAGTTGATTCGGAACATCCGTGAGTCGACCGAGCCTGAACTTATCAAGATGCCGGTGCTAGTCATCAGCAGCTTGGAAGACACCATGATCGAAGACTTCGTCCAAAAGGTCGGGGGCAGCGCGTTCGCATCAAAGCCATTGGACCGGGACCAGTTCCTAATGGCATTCTTCGCAACTCTGCGTGGTTCGGAATGCTGGGGATCGTTCACGCAGGCGTTTCAGGTCGCAACGGTATCCCCTAAACTTCGCCGCTACGTTGCCCAGTACGAAGCGGACTGGATTTAGGCCGTGGCAGACAATCGTTCGATTGGCATCGGAGTTGCTCTTTCGTTCAGTGAACAACGCTTCTATGTGAAGCACGAAACTCATTTGAACATTACGGGAGTAACGTCATATGTCAACGAAAGCAACACCGTTTAAACGTCAGATCCTTGAGGGCGAGAAACTCGAATCGACGACGAACTTGTTGCAGCAAAACTTGGTCGACCTGATCGATCTTGCATTGTTGCTAAAACAAGCTCACTGGAACGTGGTCGGCAAAAACTTTCGCTCAATCCACCTTCAACTAGACGAGATTATCGAGTCTGTCCGAACCGCGAGTGATGAAGTCGCCGAGCGAATCGCGGCGCTGGGAATCCCAGCCGACGGACGCGCGGCAACGGTCGCGAAGAATACCGACTTGAAGGAATACCCAAGCGATTTCCAAGACGTGCAAGCGACGGCAACTCATGTCGCCGACTCTTTAAAAACCGTCATTGACGGCTTGCGTAAATCAATTGAGCAGGTCGGCGACCTTGATCCGGTTAGTGAAGACCTGCTCATCGGTATCTCTGCGCCCCTCGAAAAACATCTTTGGATGGTACAGGCACAAGAGGAGTAACGACCCTTTCGCCGTCACCGAATCAACGACGGCCTGCGACAAACCAGGTCCGCAATGGCGAGTGCCCCGCTTAATCGGGTACTCGCCTTTTTTAATGCGCCGCGGATGTCGGTGTCGCCCTGGCCCCTCGCCACCTAACCCTATCGATTGGCGGCACACATATTACTCAGATCTGGGCTCGGCGAAGGCCGCTGCCCCGAGTGTCCGGTGGCATTCTTCTGCACGGCAGTCCCTTCTGCTTGATCAGCCCACAACATGGCTGTTGAACGCCCAGATTAGTAACGCGATCACTAGCTGCACGGACTCAGTTCGACCGCCTTCTCTCGGGCTGCTCACGGAGCCGGCGTTCAAACGAGGCATCTGAATGCCGCGACTATGGGAATTGCGACTTCTTTGCCGATTCGTGCAGAAGTTTTTAGCAGAGCCTCAGCTATGGCATGGCAAGTGCATTTTCAAATGTATTGAAACTGAAGGTCGCAACCGCGACTCACCAACAAACAGACGGAGTAAACCGATGGTAAACCGAGAACAACTACACGGACAATGGAACGAAGTTAAAGGACGCCTGCGTGAACATTGGGGTCAGCTGACTGAAAACGATTTGCAGCGGGCGCGTGGATCGGCCGAACAACTCGTCGGCGTCGTGCAACAAAAAACTGGCGCGACCCGAAACGAGGTTGAAAACTTCCTCAATGGAATTTTGGATCCTTCGTTTGGCGAGAAAGTTTCGGCAGCGGCACAGCAGTATGGTGAAGCTGCTCAACAAGCTTACAGCGATACCGCTGATTACATGAAGCATGCTTGTGCGGACGCTGCCGCCGTGACTGAGGATTACGCCGAGCGATTTGTGCATACCGTTAAAAGCCGCCCCAAGGAGTCAATCGCGATCGCCTTCGGGTTAGGAATTGCCGCCGGAGCGTTGTTCTTCTTTGGCAAACGACGGTAACGCTCGACTCCATGGCTTTTGGATTGGCAAGGCCGTTGCCGATAGCCACCCGCGGGTCGGTTGTGGAACGTGAGTGGTTTCCAGACCAAACGCAAATCTATCGTGAGGGCTTGGCACCTCGTCGCCGTTCCCTACCAACCTCAACGACCATCATTCGAAAATGGTCACGGATCAAAACGCAGACAGTTAAACGGCATGACTACAACACTCGCAACTGAAAAACAAGCTGAAGCAATCAAGCAGCGCATGCGAGAGATTCGCACCAACCTGCCTTACGAAGTTGACCAGGCTCGTGATCAGGTCAAAGAACTGTCTGATTGGAAGTATCACTTCCGTCGGCACCCCGCAGCAATGCTGGGAGCCGCCGTGGCCATTGGTTTTTTGTTGGTTCCGTCGCCATCGACGCCCAAACAAGTTGTCGTCGAGCGCGATCCTCGTCGACGTGACTCAGACGCGGAGCCAGCAAAGAAAGGCTTGGTCGGTGGCTTGGTCGGTGCCGTTGCGACAATCGCCCTGCGGCAGGTTGCTTCAATGGCCGCTAATCAAATCACCTCGATGATCCAGCCGCGGTCTCAACCGATGAGAACCGAGACACACTCCCCGCGGTCAGTGCGATGAAATCCACGTTAACCGATTCAGTCAACATGATTGCTCCTTTAGAACAACGTTCGAAGACATTTCCAGACGTGCCCAATGTGCGGGCTTACGATGGGTCAAGGCACATCACCTCACAGGATGAGAACCCGGTAGTGCAGATGGTTACCAGCCATCCGAAAGCCGCGATGGCTGTCGCCGCCGCCACAGGGCTCGCCTTAGGTTGGTTTGTGAAGCGGGTGATGCGATGAGCGAACACACCTCTCCGTCACCAATGCGAGTCGTACTTCGCGACATCATCGACTTGATGGAACTGCAATGGCAGTTGTTGTCCGTCGATTCGCAAGAAGCTCGGCGGAAGCTGACCAAGGCCATGATTGCCGGGGTATCTGCAGTGACGCTTGCCGGATCAGCACTCACCGTACTTCTGGTAGGAGTCGGGTTTCTTATCCGCGACCTTACGCCACTTGGTACCGGCGCCGCCATCATTGTCACGTCGGTCACCGCATTCGTTGTCGTCGTCGTACTTCTGTGGCTCGCCGCTGGTGCCGCATCTAAGGCATCGCAGGCGATGACGGAAAGCAAGTCTGAGTTCGTCGAAAGCCTGAAGTGGCTGAAAGCAACCCTGGTAACTCCGAGATCATCGGCGAGGAACCAAATACGGGCGGAAAGCTTCGGCCCCTATAGCAGTGGTCACTCACCAGAAATGAAAGAAATGAATGACCACATGTATCGATCCCAAGTCTCTCAATCAAATTAACACGATTCCTTTAGGAGATAGTTATGTCCACGAGTAAGCAAGCAACCGCCGCCTCTTCCAACACCACCAGTTCGTCGAGCAGCCAAGCCCACGAGACTGCAAATCGTGTTGCGGAAAAGGCGGTCGAGTACGGTCAAGATGCGGCGACGCACTACGTCAAAGAACCAGCGCGAGATCTGCTTACGCTGGCCAAAGAGTATGCGAAAGACCACCCTGATGTCGCGGCCTGCTGGGCCTTCGCCGCCGGTATCGTTGTCGGGTGGAAACTCAAGCCGTAGTCGACTATCGGGCACCTCGCGGGGCTCTTCCCCGCGTTTTTTTCAATCGAGAAACAACGGAGTACACCGTGTTAGAGCAGATCCAAGAGCGTGTCGATGAGGCACGGACGTCACTCAGCGAACACGTTGGTGGTCATCATGAACCCGACGGAGTCAACGAGGGCATCACAGCGACCGAAAACCTGCTCGCGTATGGTGCGGCGATTGCCGCCACCTTTGTCGCTCGTCAGGCGCTTCAGGCGAGCTGGCGGAGTGCGCTCGACCGCGATCCACCGGTGAACCCGTCATCACCGGAGGTCAATTGGAAAGACGCTCTTTTATGGGGCGCTATTTCTGGTGCACTTGTCGGTATGACCAGGATTGCGTCGCGGCGATCAGCGTCAG
This genomic window from Roseiconus lacunae contains:
- a CDS encoding EF-hand domain-containing protein, with the protein product MLLWVPTGKGVALLGLNLSLDGVPLHKAFDARLDRLINAIDTDGKQSFDWNQLFDYVDNNPAVFGTSPSQLGNQTKNLIRRYDRNGNRLVEPDELTRFIFREAATSKPFRLFGTDALTWPSRHASPIFVAIDKNNDSVIDDQEAFQAGQSILRKLDADNNQTITLSELTAFESVDERAWATSRSSRRGEVAMDLHTTSDWSDFAYSLGGMIDQPFWYGSKTIGDWIDTDHDRWISTNEAQAIDSQVPTVIISVDFSDTSKTSLEVWIAPHTGNQIRVHRTSPDLIWIESIEGQICVDLTQMNSGDSAMMTQPNESEVTSVETDSIWEFQIRGRAASHRDLLFAFLDQDRNHRLSTREIRHVGDQIKHLGNTVTPEDLPQSTVIQLVRGQPQQDEERFRLSPVSSVDIQQHPRWVTRSDLNGDGDLSESEFIGPIDVFRRLDQNGDAFLSIHEILSAEGSSATENVQEH
- a CDS encoding DUF2254 domain-containing protein codes for the protein MKAQIQQVAYRISGSYWFVPTLMAIISLIASRFTIEIDRSIGVDWVEMVPIAALNQPEGARALLATVAGSMITVAGVTFSLTMVTVSHATSHYGPRLLDNMMRDRGNQVTLGTFVATFLYCLMVLRTVRSGDPDNEALQTTLFVPHLSVLIAFLLTLASVGVLIYFIHHIPESIHISNVLDNISRMAESKVGELFPEMLGEPRSSDSIEAIDWSDGLAVRSTRFGYLQGIDESGLMETAIQHGAVIHLLIRPGDRVLLGQQIATIKPSNGVADADTTPLIDALIRCLAIGNSRTPTQDLFFILHQFVEIAVRALSPGVNDPFTAIQCIDQIANSITLISLRKLPNPFRVDDEGHLRVVTVGLDWKQIIEESIDVLLPYALTDANVKAHLEETIKQIRSVTKVPQLDEQLDRLESELVAWKPLS
- a CDS encoding nucleoside deaminase, translating into MSPPQETSEQRMDLAIKIAEVGISLGQSPFGAAIFDDRGTPIAITHNVVKSNTDPSAHAEVIAIRTACAKLGQANLRGYQLVSTCEPCPMCAATIVFSGIRSIVFGASVEDAKKAGFDELQLASKLIFDEASEPIEVYGGVQIERCVRLFKQSRR
- a CDS encoding response regulator — encoded protein: MRQFVGSCLIVDDVRSTRLAIRSWLSSLGFECFECGNGGEAATLIETLRPSIVVTDIDMPGGDGVQLIRNIRESTEPELIKMPVLVISSLEDTMIEDFVQKVGGSAFASKPLDRDQFLMAFFATLRGSECWGSFTQAFQVATVSPKLRRYVAQYEADWI
- the dps gene encoding DNA starvation/stationary phase protection protein Dps, producing MSTKATPFKRQILEGEKLESTTNLLQQNLVDLIDLALLLKQAHWNVVGKNFRSIHLQLDEIIESVRTASDEVAERIAALGIPADGRAATVAKNTDLKEYPSDFQDVQATATHVADSLKTVIDGLRKSIEQVGDLDPVSEDLLIGISAPLEKHLWMVQAQEE
- a CDS encoding CsbD family protein, with translation MVNREQLHGQWNEVKGRLREHWGQLTENDLQRARGSAEQLVGVVQQKTGATRNEVENFLNGILDPSFGEKVSAAAQQYGEAAQQAYSDTADYMKHACADAAAVTEDYAERFVHTVKSRPKESIAIAFGLGIAAGALFFFGKRR
- a CDS encoding phage holin family protein; this encodes MSEHTSPSPMRVVLRDIIDLMELQWQLLSVDSQEARRKLTKAMIAGVSAVTLAGSALTVLLVGVGFLIRDLTPLGTGAAIIVTSVTAFVVVVVLLWLAAGAASKASQAMTESKSEFVESLKWLKATLVTPRSSARNQIRAESFGPYSSGHSPEMKEMNDHMYRSQVSQSN
- a CDS encoding DUF4235 domain-containing protein → MLEQIQERVDEARTSLSEHVGGHHEPDGVNEGITATENLLAYGAAIAATFVARQALQASWRSALDRDPPVNPSSPEVNWKDALLWGAISGALVGMTRIASRRSASAFYDRL